A stretch of Toxoplasma gondii ME49 chromosome V, whole genome shotgun sequence DNA encodes these proteins:
- a CDS encoding hypothetical protein (encoded by transcript TGME49_286485): MSVTVTPRAREECRWCELPALLFSDSINWNQHHASYMVYRTSVAYANCLLCHRPRVSTVASNNREGQAFVRPFWDVGGSQDRHLALKHT, from the coding sequence ATGTCTGTGACAGTTACACCCCGGGCGCGAGAAGAATGTAGATGGTGCGAACTTCCAGCGTTACTTTTTAGTGACTCCATAAACTGGAATCAACACCATGCTTCCTATATGGTGTACCGAACGTCTGTTGCATATGCAAATTGCCTTCTCTGTCACCGACCTCGTGTCAGTACTGTGGCAAGCAACAATCGTGAGGGTCAGGCGTTCGTGAGGCCCTTCTGGGATGTTGGAGGAAGCCAGGATAGGCATTTAGCGCTTAAACACACGTGA